Proteins encoded together in one Ralstonia insidiosa window:
- a CDS encoding efflux transporter outer membrane subunit, translated as MATLAAIAAATAVLALSGCISMAPPYQAPALPVAQHYDADDGRDGLSAAAVGWQAYFTDTRLQALIAQALENNRDLRTAVLRVEEARAAFGIQRAETFPHLNAQAGINRLSIPADLSPFGMPMRVSQYQVGAGVSSWEIDFWGRVRNLNDAALESYVASDAARRAVALGLIAQVADSYLVLRELDERIALAQQTVDSRTETLRIFSRRVAVGATSRLNQTQVETLLTQAQALLTQLQQARDAQAHGLALLVGKPIDLPPVAEPLDERRMLAELRAGLPSDLLTQRPDIAAAEHRLRAAHASIGAARAAFFPRVALTGAYGTVSPELGNLFAPGTRAWVFAPSVTLPLFEGGKLRSNLDLAEARRDLAVAGYEKTVQSAFRDVSDALSARKWLAEQLDIAQAALAAQTERARLSQLRFDAGASTFLEVLDAQRDLLAAQQQLVQVRRALLSSRVGLYAALGGGTQAVESASDPHTHLSLTPTARASGETTP; from the coding sequence ATGGCCACCCTTGCCGCAATAGCCGCAGCCACAGCCGTACTGGCGCTGTCGGGCTGTATCTCGATGGCACCGCCTTACCAAGCCCCCGCGCTGCCCGTGGCCCAGCACTATGACGCCGACGATGGCCGTGATGGCCTGTCCGCCGCTGCCGTCGGCTGGCAAGCCTACTTTACGGACACACGTCTGCAGGCATTGATCGCCCAGGCGCTGGAAAACAACCGCGACTTGCGGACTGCCGTGCTGCGTGTGGAAGAAGCACGCGCGGCGTTCGGCATCCAGCGGGCGGAAACGTTTCCGCACCTCAATGCGCAGGCCGGCATCAACCGCCTGAGCATTCCGGCAGACCTGAGCCCCTTCGGCATGCCCATGCGGGTGAGCCAGTACCAGGTGGGCGCTGGTGTCTCCAGCTGGGAGATCGATTTCTGGGGCCGCGTGCGCAATCTCAATGACGCCGCGCTGGAAAGCTACGTGGCGTCAGATGCGGCGCGCCGTGCAGTCGCACTCGGGCTGATTGCACAGGTGGCCGACAGCTATCTGGTTTTGCGTGAACTGGATGAGCGCATCGCGCTGGCGCAGCAGACCGTGGACAGCCGCACCGAGACCCTGCGCATCTTCTCGCGCCGCGTGGCGGTGGGGGCGACATCGCGGTTGAACCAGACCCAGGTCGAGACCCTGCTGACCCAGGCGCAGGCATTACTGACGCAACTACAGCAGGCACGCGACGCACAGGCACACGGTCTGGCGCTGCTCGTGGGCAAGCCGATCGACCTGCCGCCGGTGGCCGAGCCGCTCGATGAGCGCCGGATGCTGGCTGAACTGCGTGCAGGGCTGCCCTCCGACCTGCTGACGCAACGCCCGGACATTGCTGCTGCAGAACACCGGCTGCGTGCCGCGCATGCCAGCATCGGCGCAGCACGCGCGGCGTTCTTCCCACGCGTGGCATTGACTGGCGCGTACGGCACGGTCAGCCCCGAACTCGGCAACCTGTTTGCACCGGGCACGCGCGCCTGGGTCTTTGCGCCGAGCGTGACCCTCCCGCTGTTCGAAGGCGGCAAGCTGCGCAGCAATCTCGACCTGGCGGAAGCCCGCCGTGATCTTGCCGTGGCTGGCTACGAGAAGACCGTACAAAGCGCGTTCCGCGATGTGTCCGATGCGCTCTCCGCGCGCAAGTGGCTGGCCGAGCAGCTCGACATTGCGCAGGCCGCACTGGCGGCGCAGACCGAGCGTGCACGGCTGTCGCAACTGCGCTTCGATGCGGGGGCCTCGACGTTTTTGGAGGTGCTCGACGCGCAGCGCGATCTGCTGGCCGCGCAGCAGCAACTGGTGCAGGTGCGCCGCGCGCTGCTGTCCAGCCGTGTTGGCCTATACGCAGCGCTGGGCGGCGGCACGCAGGCCGTCGAATCCGCATCCGATCCCCATACCCATCTGAGCCTGACGCCCACTGCGCGCGCATCGGGAGAAACAACACCATGA
- a CDS encoding HlyD family secretion protein, with translation MTTTPQQRWIALLAAALVIAGGAFAWKALRQDGPGKGFASGNGRIEATEIDVATKLPGRVQDILVDEGDFVTAGQPLAHMQIQTLEAQRDEAQARQQQSVSAVASAQAQVAVREADRQAALAQIALRESDLDAAQRRLARSETLSHEGASSMQELDDDRARVRGAKAALVAARAQAEAAQAAVAAARTQVAGANATVKAADATVSRVKADIDDSALAAPRDARVQYRIAQPGEVLAGGGRLLNLVDLSDVYMTFFVPETDAGRIAMGSEVRIVLDAAPQYVIPARVSFVASTAQFTPKTVETATERQKLMFRVKAQIDRDLLRKHLKLVKTGLPGMAWLKLDGQAEWPAKLAIKVPQ, from the coding sequence ATGACAACAACGCCCCAACAACGATGGATTGCATTGCTCGCTGCCGCCCTGGTGATTGCCGGTGGTGCATTTGCATGGAAGGCCTTGCGGCAGGACGGCCCCGGCAAGGGCTTTGCCAGCGGTAACGGCCGCATCGAGGCCACTGAGATCGACGTGGCGACCAAGCTCCCCGGCCGCGTGCAGGACATCCTGGTGGATGAGGGGGACTTCGTGACTGCCGGTCAGCCGCTGGCGCACATGCAGATACAGACGCTGGAGGCCCAGCGCGACGAGGCCCAGGCGCGGCAGCAGCAGTCCGTCTCCGCCGTGGCCAGCGCGCAGGCCCAAGTGGCCGTGCGAGAGGCAGACCGGCAGGCGGCCCTGGCGCAGATCGCCCTGCGTGAGAGCGACCTGGATGCCGCACAGCGCAGGCTGGCGCGTTCTGAAACCCTGTCGCACGAGGGGGCGTCGTCCATGCAGGAGTTGGATGACGACCGTGCCCGCGTGCGTGGCGCCAAGGCTGCACTGGTGGCCGCGCGCGCCCAGGCGGAAGCGGCGCAGGCCGCTGTGGCCGCAGCCCGCACGCAGGTGGCCGGCGCCAATGCCACCGTCAAAGCCGCAGACGCGACGGTGTCGCGTGTGAAGGCGGATATCGACGACAGCGCCCTGGCCGCCCCGCGAGATGCCCGTGTGCAATACCGCATCGCTCAGCCCGGCGAGGTGCTGGCCGGTGGCGGGCGGTTGCTCAACCTGGTGGATCTGTCCGACGTCTACATGACCTTCTTCGTGCCAGAGACGGACGCCGGGCGCATTGCCATGGGCAGCGAGGTGCGCATCGTGCTGGACGCCGCGCCGCAGTACGTGATTCCGGCCCGCGTGTCATTCGTGGCCAGCACCGCGCAGTTCACGCCCAAGACCGTGGAAACGGCCACCGAGCGCCAGAAGCTGATGTTCCGTGTCAAGGCGCAGATTGATCGTGATCTGCTGCGCAAGCACCTCAAGCTGGTGAAGACCGGTCTGCCCGGCATGGCGTGGCTCAAGCTCGACGGCCAAGCCGAATGGCCGGCCAAACTGGCGATCAAGGTTCCGCAGTGA